From the Notolabrus celidotus isolate fNotCel1 chromosome 12, fNotCel1.pri, whole genome shotgun sequence genome, one window contains:
- the azi2 gene encoding 5-azacytidine-induced protein 2 isoform X1 — translation MEPLAVDDDICILKHETAYTASGESPVSVCAGDESVASHFALVTAYEDIKKRLRDTERENTLLRKRVKQLEDKLFRPDAPPSEGPQYVNKAFSAYRGIYIEKEDLQMELNKLKKEKSESERQLTEQLQAKELELLQLKTEMETSQGTVMKSLNSPQDYWQVDRVGTEQKIHKLQDELERVTLENNRLLERSGEEPHGLNGPDLDQSCDAKYTARERSMQQTYESLSSEVTRLHSELKHQTGLIRKLRPLISESRQVPIQCRDDVEKNNHHAIPRVSVPRPPSAPPLPSCSGRPCPPVCGPSGTLLPDSLREDCWYNGPWPSQSCSGEALLLGNDTCSVVLPPPPLNQASLDDSSRSFPSPPKPSDAMFWEGHSATSNSSSSIGNCTPRSPPNAEWTKPY, via the exons ATGGAGCCCCTGGCAGTGGACGATGACATTTGCATTCTTAAACATGAGACGGCCTACACCGCTTCCGGCGAGAGCCCTGTGTCGGTGTGTGCCGGCGACGAATCTGTCGCTTCCCACTTCGCCTTGGTCACAGCCTATGAGGACATCAAGAAGAGGCTGAGAGACACAGAGCGAGAGAATACCTTGCTGAGGAAGAGGGTTAAGCAGCTGGAGGACAAG CTCTTCAGGCCAGATGCTCCTCCATCAGAGGGTCCCCAGTATGTGAACAAGGCCTTCAGTGCTTACCGAGGTATCTATATAGAGAAGGAGGACCTGCAGATGGAGCTTAACAAACTG aaaaaggagaagagcgAGAGCGAGAGGCAGCTGACAGAGCAGCTCCAGGCCAAAGAGCTGGAGCTGCTTCAGCTGAAGACGGAGATGGAAACAAGCCAAGGTACAG TGATGAAGAGCCTGAACAGCCCTCAAGACTACTGGCAGGTTGACCGGGTCGGCACTGAGCAAAAGATCCACAAACTGCAGGACGAGCTGGAGAGGGTGACACTGGAGAACAATCGACTGCTGGAGAGAAGTGGG GAGGAACCCCACGGCCTTAACGGACCAGACTTGGACCAGTCCTGTGACGCAAAGTATACAGCCAG GGAGAGGAGCATGCAGCAGACATACGAGTCCCTGAGCAGCGAGGTCACGCGTCTTCATTCAGAGCTGAAGCACCAAACTGGCCTGATCAGGAAACTCAGGCCCCTCATCAGTGAGAGCAGGCAAG TTCCAATTCAGTGCCGGGACGACGTGGAAAAGAACAACCACCACGCCATTCCCCGGGTGTCAGTGCCTCGCCCCCCTAGTGCTCCCCCACTGCCCTCCTGCTCTGGCCGCCCCTGCCCCCCAGTCTGCGGGCCGTCAGGCACCCTGCTGCCCGACAGTCTGAGGGAGGACTGCTGGTACAATGGACCCTGGCCCTCCCAGAGCTGCTCAGGAGAGGCTCTGCTGCTTGGAAATGACACCTGCTCTGTGGTCCTGCCCCCGCCCCCTTTGAACCAGGCCTCCCTGGATGACAGCTCACGCTCTTTCCCCAGCCCCCCCAAACCAAGTGATGCTATGTTCTGGGAGGGACACTCTGCTACATCCAACTCCTCTTCCTCAATTGGAAACTGCACTCCCAGGAGCCCTCCCAATGCTGAGTGGACCAAGCCGTATTGA
- the azi2 gene encoding 5-azacytidine-induced protein 2 isoform X2, whose translation MEPLAVDDDICILKHETAYTASGESPVSVCAGDESVASHFALVTAYEDIKKRLRDTERENTLLRKRVKQLEDKLFRPDAPPSEGPQYVNKAFSAYRGIYIEKEDLQMELNKLKKEKSESERQLTEQLQAKELELLQLKTEMETSQVMKSLNSPQDYWQVDRVGTEQKIHKLQDELERVTLENNRLLERSGEEPHGLNGPDLDQSCDAKYTARERSMQQTYESLSSEVTRLHSELKHQTGLIRKLRPLISESRQVPIQCRDDVEKNNHHAIPRVSVPRPPSAPPLPSCSGRPCPPVCGPSGTLLPDSLREDCWYNGPWPSQSCSGEALLLGNDTCSVVLPPPPLNQASLDDSSRSFPSPPKPSDAMFWEGHSATSNSSSSIGNCTPRSPPNAEWTKPY comes from the exons ATGGAGCCCCTGGCAGTGGACGATGACATTTGCATTCTTAAACATGAGACGGCCTACACCGCTTCCGGCGAGAGCCCTGTGTCGGTGTGTGCCGGCGACGAATCTGTCGCTTCCCACTTCGCCTTGGTCACAGCCTATGAGGACATCAAGAAGAGGCTGAGAGACACAGAGCGAGAGAATACCTTGCTGAGGAAGAGGGTTAAGCAGCTGGAGGACAAG CTCTTCAGGCCAGATGCTCCTCCATCAGAGGGTCCCCAGTATGTGAACAAGGCCTTCAGTGCTTACCGAGGTATCTATATAGAGAAGGAGGACCTGCAGATGGAGCTTAACAAACTG aaaaaggagaagagcgAGAGCGAGAGGCAGCTGACAGAGCAGCTCCAGGCCAAAGAGCTGGAGCTGCTTCAGCTGAAGACGGAGATGGAAACAAGCCAAG TGATGAAGAGCCTGAACAGCCCTCAAGACTACTGGCAGGTTGACCGGGTCGGCACTGAGCAAAAGATCCACAAACTGCAGGACGAGCTGGAGAGGGTGACACTGGAGAACAATCGACTGCTGGAGAGAAGTGGG GAGGAACCCCACGGCCTTAACGGACCAGACTTGGACCAGTCCTGTGACGCAAAGTATACAGCCAG GGAGAGGAGCATGCAGCAGACATACGAGTCCCTGAGCAGCGAGGTCACGCGTCTTCATTCAGAGCTGAAGCACCAAACTGGCCTGATCAGGAAACTCAGGCCCCTCATCAGTGAGAGCAGGCAAG TTCCAATTCAGTGCCGGGACGACGTGGAAAAGAACAACCACCACGCCATTCCCCGGGTGTCAGTGCCTCGCCCCCCTAGTGCTCCCCCACTGCCCTCCTGCTCTGGCCGCCCCTGCCCCCCAGTCTGCGGGCCGTCAGGCACCCTGCTGCCCGACAGTCTGAGGGAGGACTGCTGGTACAATGGACCCTGGCCCTCCCAGAGCTGCTCAGGAGAGGCTCTGCTGCTTGGAAATGACACCTGCTCTGTGGTCCTGCCCCCGCCCCCTTTGAACCAGGCCTCCCTGGATGACAGCTCACGCTCTTTCCCCAGCCCCCCCAAACCAAGTGATGCTATGTTCTGGGAGGGACACTCTGCTACATCCAACTCCTCTTCCTCAATTGGAAACTGCACTCCCAGGAGCCCTCCCAATGCTGAGTGGACCAAGCCGTATTGA
- the cmc1 gene encoding COX assembly mitochondrial protein homolog, with protein sequence MATMEAANAEEVHLRHVETDVLIPKMMREKAKERCVEKVEAFNLCCKDSGFFMVFKCREENAALKECLTVHYRDPVFFEECKQEYIQEKLEFLKTGIPSKNRKQKLPTSM encoded by the exons ATGGCTACAATGGAGGCAGCTAACGCAG AGGAGGTCCACCTGAGACATGTGGAGACTGATGTCCTCATCCCAAAGATGATGAGGGAGAAAGCAAAGGAACGCTGCGTCGAGAAAGttgaag CCTTCAACCTTTGCTGTAAAGACTCTGGTTTCTTCATGGTGTTTAAGTGTCGAGAGGAGAACGCAGCACTTAAGGAGTGTCTGACAGTACA CTACAGGGACCCGGTTTTCTTTGAGGAGTGTAAGCAGGAATACATCCAAGAGAAACTGGAGTTTCTGAAGACAGGGATCCCATCAAAgaacaggaaacaaaaactGCCAACAAGCATGTAA